From the genome of Hyperolius riggenbachi isolate aHypRig1 chromosome 9, aHypRig1.pri, whole genome shotgun sequence, one region includes:
- the RBM15B gene encoding putative RNA-binding protein 15B, with product MKRQSERGESSPGRAKRARERREEAHKSSGRRERASQAAASSSPRRARDPPPPRPLLLADSPEYKTLLVSNLGSALPEPLLEDWLFRHFQRFGDISVKLSHTPDLGRVAYINFRRPADARQARHAKLRPLLYDRPLRVEPVFTQQSVRRPEPSPLPLAALTTSPRHLLLPPGSSAESYYKLYEERARGTSYRLPSTSSTADDEQLAPEDDHRATRNLFIGNLDHTVSEADLRRAFDKYGPIEEVVIKRPLRSQGAAYAFLKFQNLDMAHRAKLAMSGRLLGRNAMKIGYGKANPSTRLWVGGLGPNTSIAALAREFDRFGSIRTVDYVKGDSFAYIQYESLDAAQAACTQMRGFQLGDRRLRVDFANVTPEEAAAAVSRYAPLQTTPYPLPLPYELLPSEVVYSRHRAALDPDLRVRDRTPPHLLYSDRERPFVEAGWLNSERRTTGQSARSRSGERGGGGSSTSKTREERRRRRSLSGERGRSRIERSPDRPRREPSEREPSNTPSPQHNHRPPPQEKPRPPTPDPPQPRRNHHPRPPEPPAERESPEVEKGRTLPPVWCGHLVLKNSCFPTYIHFLEGDRDVPSALLRDRTVPGGGSLSQLKIAQRLRLDQPKLEEVTRRVRQGTAGGYAVLVAIQAPQSEGVLPDEPGLQRRLLRNLVSYLKQKQAAGVISLPVGGSGKGRDPSGMLYAFPPCDFHQLYQQSAQRAVGKLEENMIIVLVKDNA from the coding sequence ATGAAGCGGCAAAGCGAGCGGGGGGAGTCCAGCCCCGGCCGGGCTAAAAGGGCGCGAGAGAGACGGGAGGAGGCCCACAAGAGCTCCGGGCGTCGGGAGagggccagccaggccgcagcctcctcctccccccgccgggccAGGGACCCGCCACCTCCCCGGCCATTGCTGCTGGCTGATAGCCCCGAGTATAAGACCCTGCTGGTCAGTAACCTGGGCTCAGCCCTGCCAGAGCCTCTGCTAGAGGATTGGCTCTTTCGACACTTTCAGCGATTTGGTGACATTAGTGTCAAGTTGTCACACACACCTGACTTGGGCCGGGTGGCCTACATCAATTTCCGACGTCCAGCGGATGCCCGCCAGGCCAGACATGCCAAGCTTCGCCCGCTTCTGTACGACCGACCGCTGAGGGTGGAACCTGTCTTCACACAGCAAAGCGTCCGACGTCCAGAGCCCAGCCCACTGCCCCTTGCTGCCCTTACAACCTCACCACGACATCTGCTGCTGCCCCCAGGCTCTTCAGCCGAGTCCTACTACAAGCTGTACGAAGAACGGGCTCGGGGGACCAGTTACAGACTCCCTAGTACCAGCAGTACGGCTGACGATGAGCAGTTGGCTCCGGAGGATGACCACAGGGCTACTCGTAACCTTTTTATTGGGAATCTGGATCACACTGTTTCAGAAGCAGATCTACGCAGGGCATTTGATAAATATGGTCCCATCGAGGAGGTAGTGATTAAGAGACCTCTTAGGAGTCAAGGGGCAGCGTATGCTTTTCTGAAGTTCCAGAACTTAGACATGGCCCACCGGGCTAAACTGGCAATGAGTGGTCGACTGCTGGGGCGCAATGCCATGAAGATTGGATATGGCAAGGCCAATCCTAGTACAAGACTCTGGGTTGGGGGTCTTGGACCTAACACATCAATAGCTGCTCTTGCCCGAGAGTTTGACCGATTTGGTAGCATACGAACGGTGGATTATGTGAAAGGAGACAGTTTTGCCTACATTCAATATGAAAGCCTGGATGCAGCCCAAGCCGCTTGTACGCAGATGAGAGGCTTCCAGCTGGGAGACCGCAGGCTCCGTGTGGACTTTGCTAATGTGACGCCAGAGgaagctgcagcagctgtgtcccgTTATGCTCCTCTTCAGACGACCCCATACcctctgcccctaccctatgaacTGCTTCCATCAGAGGTGGTGTACAGCCGCCATCGAGCAGCACTAGACCCAGACCTGAGGGTAAGAGATCGGACTCCGCCTCACCTGCTCTACTCTGATCGTGAGAGGCCATTTGTGGAGGCAGGTTGGCTTAACTCTGAAAGGCGCACAACTGGGCAAAGTGCCAGGAGCCGCAGTGGAGAACGTggcggtggtggcagcagcacttCTAAGACCCGAGAGGAAAGACGCAGACGTCGCAGTCTGTCTGGAGAAAGAGGAAGAAGCAGAATTGAGAGGAGCCCAGATCGTCCTAGAAGGGAACCTTCAGAGAGAGAGCCCAGCAACACCCCTTCCCCTCAACATAACCACCGACCCCCACCACAGGAAAAGCCCCGTCCCCCTACCCCTGATCCGCCTCAGCCCAGGAGAAACCACCATCCCAGGCCACCTGAACCCCCTGCAGAAAGAGAGTCTCCAGAGGTAGAAAAGGGACGGACGCTGCCGCCCGTCTGGTGCGGTCACCTGGTACTGAAGAACAGCTGTTTCCCTACCTATATACACTTTTTGGAAGGTGACCGCGATGTGCCCAGTGCCCTGCTTAGAGACCGCACAGTGCCAGGTGGGGGTAGCTTGTCTCAGCTCAAAATTGCTCAACGGCTCCGACTCGATCAGCCAAAACTCGAAGAGGTCACCCGCCGTGTCCGGCAAGGCACAGCTGGCGGTTATGCTGTACTTGTTGCCATCCAGGCCCCACAGAGTGAAGGGGTACTTCCTGACGAACCTGGTTTACAGCGCCGCCTGCTCAGGAACCTGGTCTCCTACCTAAAACAGAAGCAGGCAGCTGGAGTCATCAGCCTGCCCGTAGGTGGCAGTGGAAAGGGTAGAGACCCCAGCGGAATGCTATATGCCTTCCCCCCTTGTGACTTCCATCAGCTGTACCAGCAGAGTGCTCAGCGTGCTGTGGGAAAGCTAGAAGAGAACATGATTATTGTGCTAGTGAAAGATAACGCCTGA